A genome region from Bufo gargarizans isolate SCDJY-AF-19 chromosome 2, ASM1485885v1, whole genome shotgun sequence includes the following:
- the LOC122925469 gene encoding olfactory receptor 1009-like, translating to MNIKMKEISDENNLTVVTEFYLLGFQVSQDLRIFLFCLLLVFYCVTICGNLLIITLVSTSKNLHTAMYFFISQLSISDILLISDIVPNLLYILLNNGRTITIIYCITQLYFFCASESFECFLLAVMSYDRYVAICNPLRYSTIMTGGYCIILSINSWLLGFSIILIYIIKTTKLNFCGTNIIDHLFCDIVPLLELACSDTSMIHLVVYVMAIPIVIMPTTIIVVSYTYIILAILRIPSNTGRQKAFSTCSSHLIVVSTFYWTMFSIYVVPLKGLTNSISKTLSLLYTVFTPLINPIIYSLRNKDIGIAVQRTFQKREIW from the exons ATGAATATCAAGATGAAAGAAATATCTGAT GAGAACAATCTGACTGTGGTCACTGAGTTTTACCTTTTAGGATTTCAAGTCAGCCAAGATTTAAGAATTTTCTTATTTTGTCTTCTTCTGGTGTTTTACTGTGTAACAATATGTGGGAACCTCCTGATCATCACCCTGGTGTCCACCAGCAAGAACCTCCACACTGCAATGTACTTCTTCATCTCACAACTGTCCATCAGTGACATCTTATTGATCTCAGATATTGTCCCCAACCTGCTCTATATCCTACTGAATAATGGAAGGACCATTACTATTATTTATTGCATCACTCAGTTGTATTTCTTCTGTGCCTCTGAATCATTTGAGTGTTTTCTTCTCGCTGTGATgtcttatgacagatatgtggccATCTGTAATCCACTTCGCTACTCCACCATCATGACAGGAGGATATTGCATAATTTTGTCTATAAACAGTTGGTTGCTTGGGTTTTCTATCATTTTGATTTACATCATAAAAACTACAAAACTAAATTTCTGTGGGACAAATATCATTGACCATTTATTTTGTGATATTGTCCCCTTGCTAGAACTTGCCTGTTCTGACACCTCTATGATCCACTTAGTGGTTTATGTTATGGCTATACCAATTGTAATAATGCCAACCACAATCATTGTAGTGTCTTATACATATATTATTTTAGCAATCTTAAGGATTCCATCCAATACTGGTAGacagaaagccttctccacctgtaGCTCCCACCTCATTGTGGTTTCCACATTCTATTGGACTATGTTCAGTATTTATGTTGTCCCATTGAAAGGCCTGACAAACTCCATAAGTAAAACACTCTCCCTGCTCTATACTGTTTTTACTCCTTTGATTAACCCCATTATATACAGTCTGAGGAACAAAGACATTGGAATAGCTGTACAAAGAACATTTCAAAAGCGTGAGATCTGGTAA